Proteins from a single region of Thermotoga maritima MSB8:
- the gyrB gene encoding DNA topoisomerase (ATP-hydrolyzing) subunit B, which translates to MEKYSAESIKVLKGLEPVRMRPGMYIGSTGKRGLHHLVYEVVDNSVDEALAGYCDWIRVTLHEDGSVEVEDNGRGIPVDIHPEEGRSALEVVFTVLHAGGKFSKDSYKISGGLHGVGVSVVNALSEWLEVRVHRDGKIYRQRYERGKPVTPVEVIGETDKHGTIVRFKPDPLIFSETEFDPDILEHRLREIAFLVPGLKIEFEDRINGEKKTFKFDGGIVEYVKYLNRGKKALHDVIHIKRTEKVKTKNGEDEVIVEIAFQYTDSYSEDIVSFANTIKTVDGGTHVTAFKSTLTRLMNEYGKKHNFLKKDDSFQGEDVREGLTAVISVYVKNPEFEGQTKSKLGNEEVKEAVTKAMREELKKIFDANPELVKTILSKIMSTKQAREAAKRAREMVRRKNVLQNTTLPGKLADCSSTHREKTELFIVEGDSAGGSAKQARDREFQAVLPIRGKILNVEKSSLDRLLKNEQISDIIVAVGTGIGDDFDESKLRYGRIIIMTDADIDGAHIRTLLLTLFYRYMRPLIEQGRVYIALPPLYRIKAGREEFYVYSDQELAEYKEKLQGKRIEIQRYKGLGEMNPEQLWETTMNPETRKIIRVTIEDAEEADRLFEILMGNDPSSRREFIERHALKVKELDI; encoded by the coding sequence ATGGAAAAGTACTCCGCTGAAAGTATAAAGGTTTTAAAAGGACTGGAACCTGTCCGAATGCGACCCGGAATGTACATAGGATCCACGGGCAAACGTGGATTGCATCACCTCGTGTACGAAGTGGTTGACAACAGTGTTGATGAGGCACTCGCTGGATACTGCGACTGGATACGTGTGACTCTCCATGAAGATGGAAGTGTGGAAGTCGAGGACAACGGAAGGGGAATCCCCGTTGACATACATCCAGAAGAGGGAAGAAGCGCTCTGGAAGTGGTTTTCACAGTTCTTCATGCGGGCGGAAAATTCTCCAAGGATTCCTACAAGATAAGCGGTGGCCTGCACGGTGTTGGTGTATCGGTGGTGAACGCTCTTTCGGAGTGGCTGGAAGTGCGGGTACATCGTGACGGGAAGATCTACAGACAAAGATACGAAAGGGGTAAACCGGTCACACCTGTGGAAGTGATAGGAGAAACCGATAAGCACGGCACGATCGTTCGATTCAAACCCGATCCTCTCATATTTTCGGAGACAGAGTTCGATCCCGACATACTCGAACACAGATTGAGAGAGATAGCTTTCCTAGTACCAGGACTCAAAATAGAATTCGAAGACAGAATAAACGGAGAGAAGAAAACCTTCAAATTCGACGGAGGCATAGTGGAGTATGTGAAGTATTTGAACCGTGGGAAAAAAGCTCTACACGATGTGATACACATAAAGAGAACGGAAAAAGTGAAAACAAAAAATGGTGAAGACGAAGTGATAGTGGAGATCGCCTTTCAATACACTGATTCGTATTCTGAAGATATCGTGTCTTTTGCAAACACCATAAAAACTGTCGATGGTGGAACTCATGTTACAGCCTTTAAGAGCACCCTCACAAGACTCATGAACGAGTATGGGAAAAAACATAATTTTCTCAAGAAAGACGATTCCTTCCAGGGTGAGGATGTTAGAGAAGGCCTCACGGCGGTTATCAGTGTTTACGTGAAGAACCCCGAATTCGAAGGGCAAACAAAGTCAAAACTCGGCAACGAAGAAGTCAAGGAAGCGGTAACCAAGGCTATGAGAGAAGAGCTGAAAAAAATATTCGACGCGAATCCCGAGCTCGTGAAAACAATTCTTTCAAAGATCATGAGCACCAAACAGGCAAGAGAAGCGGCAAAGAGAGCTCGAGAAATGGTGAGAAGGAAAAACGTTCTTCAAAACACAACACTTCCCGGAAAACTGGCAGACTGTAGTTCCACACATAGAGAGAAAACGGAGCTTTTCATCGTGGAAGGTGACTCTGCCGGGGGATCGGCAAAACAGGCCAGAGACAGAGAATTTCAGGCTGTTCTTCCCATAAGAGGAAAGATTTTGAACGTGGAAAAATCATCTCTCGATAGATTACTGAAAAACGAGCAGATCAGTGACATAATTGTTGCAGTGGGAACGGGCATAGGAGATGATTTCGACGAAAGCAAGCTCAGATACGGTAGGATTATCATCATGACCGACGCCGATATAGACGGTGCACACATAAGAACTCTCCTTCTGACACTCTTCTATAGATACATGAGACCCCTCATCGAACAGGGCAGGGTATACATAGCACTCCCACCTCTCTACAGGATCAAAGCTGGAAGAGAAGAGTTCTACGTTTACAGTGACCAGGAGCTGGCGGAATACAAAGAGAAACTCCAGGGAAAAAGGATCGAAATTCAACGGTACAAAGGACTTGGCGAGATGAATCCTGAGCAGCTCTGGGAAACAACGATGAATCCAGAAACGAGAAAAATCATAAGGGTAACTATAGAAGATGCCGAAGAAGCGGATAGACTCTTTGAAATTCTCATGGGTAACGATCCATCCAGTAGAAGGGAGTTCATAGAAAGGCACGCTCTGAAAGTGAAAGAACTGGATATCTAG
- a CDS encoding DUF721 domain-containing protein, whose amino-acid sequence MILLRQLLDELSTKQPLFFELKIKMLLSEWDKIVGPVIARHTKVEKVENGTVYIVCDDSLWMTELTMQKDRLLKILNERSGKELFRDIKFRRGKVDGKVLR is encoded by the coding sequence ATGATTCTTCTCAGACAGCTGCTTGATGAGCTTTCCACCAAACAACCTCTTTTTTTTGAACTGAAGATAAAGATGCTCCTTTCTGAATGGGACAAGATAGTTGGACCTGTGATAGCGAGGCACACGAAGGTGGAAAAAGTGGAGAACGGGACAGTTTACATTGTTTGCGATGATTCGCTGTGGATGACGGAACTCACCATGCAGAAAGATCGCTTGCTCAAAATTCTGAATGAAAGATCGGGCAAAGAACTGTTCAGAGATATAAAGTTCAGGAGGGGAAAAGTAGATGGAAAAGTACTCCGCTGA
- the ftsZ gene encoding cell division protein FtsZ has product MGFDLDVEKKKENRNIPQANNLKIKVIGVGGAGNNAINRMIEIGIHGVEFVAVNTDLQVLEASNADVKIQIGENITRGLGAGGRPEIGEQAALESEEKIREVLQDTHMVFITAGFGGGTGTGASPVIAKIAKEMGILTVAIVTTPFYFEGPERLKKAIEGLKKLRKHVDTLIKISNNKLMEELPRDVKIKDAFLKADETLHQGVKGISELITKRGYINLDFADIESVMKDAGAAILGIGVGKGEHRAREAAKKAMESKLIEHPVENASSIVFNITAPSNIRMEEVHEAAMIIRQNSSEDADVKFGLIFDDEVPDDEIRVIFIATRFPDEDKILFPEGDIPAIYRYGLEGLL; this is encoded by the coding sequence ATGGGATTTGACCTTGATGTTGAGAAGAAAAAGGAAAATAGAAACATCCCTCAGGCGAACAATTTGAAGATAAAAGTCATAGGTGTAGGCGGTGCCGGAAACAATGCCATAAACAGAATGATAGAAATAGGAATACACGGTGTTGAATTTGTCGCGGTGAACACCGATCTTCAGGTACTGGAGGCTTCTAACGCTGACGTGAAGATTCAGATCGGTGAGAACATCACACGAGGCCTTGGTGCAGGGGGACGTCCCGAGATAGGAGAACAAGCTGCTCTTGAGAGCGAGGAAAAAATCAGAGAAGTGCTCCAGGATACCCACATGGTCTTCATAACTGCAGGGTTCGGAGGAGGGACGGGAACAGGTGCTTCCCCTGTCATAGCAAAGATAGCCAAAGAAATGGGAATCCTGACTGTAGCCATAGTGACGACTCCCTTCTATTTCGAAGGCCCGGAGAGACTCAAAAAAGCGATAGAGGGGCTCAAAAAACTTCGAAAACATGTGGATACCCTCATAAAGATATCCAACAACAAACTCATGGAAGAACTCCCGAGGGATGTCAAGATAAAGGATGCTTTTCTGAAGGCTGACGAGACTCTTCACCAGGGAGTGAAAGGAATTTCGGAACTGATAACGAAGAGGGGTTACATAAATCTCGACTTTGCAGACATAGAGTCGGTAATGAAGGACGCCGGTGCTGCGATCCTTGGCATAGGTGTTGGAAAGGGAGAACACAGAGCGAGAGAAGCTGCTAAGAAGGCTATGGAAAGCAAGTTGATAGAGCATCCTGTAGAAAATGCGAGTTCGATTGTGTTCAATATAACTGCTCCCAGCAATATAAGAATGGAGGAAGTGCACGAAGCAGCTATGATCATAAGGCAGAACAGCAGTGAGGACGCGGACGTCAAATTCGGTCTCATCTTCGATGATGAAGTACCCGATGACGAAATACGTGTGATCTTCATAGCTACAAGATTCCCAGATGAAGACAAGATTCTATTCCCGGAAGGTGACATACCGGCCATTTACAGATACGGTCTGGAGGGGCTTCTTTAA
- a CDS encoding FtsW/RodA/SpoVE family cell cycle protein, translating into MVVLVSILMLFGLATLRSATYGENEQLFTRQIVWDIAGFSLMFLVLFIKDRTIRNFSIILYVFSVVLLAALLVKGTPIGGSKRWFRVMGFSFQPSDFAKLSLIVLLPYLLEKRWFWRSFFLTVVPAVLIFLEPDLGTTLSVGLIWLFAVLASNVNKKPLVILLILVLVFLPVFFFFGLKDYQRARILSFLNPEEYGESYSYNVLQSIHAIGAGGLFGAGYMKGKANLMGYVPVSYTDFIVSVIGEEFGFIGIVFLLSLFGLLFFEVSRWILNVKDEYWEILMVSACGLIWFHVFENVSMNLGLLPVTGVPLPFISYGGTSTLVFSILVGLILKGIALARVEKKL; encoded by the coding sequence ATAGTTGTTCTTGTGTCCATCTTGATGTTGTTTGGACTTGCAACTTTGAGAAGCGCAACTTACGGAGAAAATGAGCAACTTTTCACGAGGCAGATTGTGTGGGATATAGCCGGTTTTTCGTTGATGTTTCTGGTTCTGTTCATCAAGGACAGAACGATAAGGAACTTTTCGATCATTCTCTACGTCTTCTCCGTTGTTTTACTGGCGGCCCTTCTTGTGAAAGGAACCCCCATCGGTGGTTCAAAGAGATGGTTCAGAGTGATGGGATTCAGTTTCCAGCCCTCAGACTTTGCAAAGCTTTCGCTCATCGTTCTGCTTCCTTATCTTCTGGAGAAAAGGTGGTTCTGGAGAAGTTTTTTTCTCACGGTTGTCCCCGCTGTTCTCATATTTCTGGAACCCGATCTTGGCACCACGCTTTCTGTGGGATTGATCTGGCTGTTTGCGGTTTTGGCCTCGAATGTGAATAAGAAGCCCCTTGTGATTCTATTGATACTTGTCCTTGTGTTTCTTCCTGTCTTCTTTTTCTTTGGGCTGAAGGATTATCAAAGAGCGAGGATACTTTCTTTTCTCAACCCGGAAGAGTACGGCGAGAGTTACTCCTACAACGTTCTGCAGTCGATTCACGCAATCGGAGCCGGTGGACTCTTTGGAGCAGGATACATGAAAGGAAAAGCGAACCTCATGGGTTACGTTCCTGTTTCATACACTGATTTCATCGTATCGGTGATCGGTGAGGAATTCGGATTCATCGGAATAGTCTTTCTGCTTTCGCTTTTCGGTCTTCTGTTCTTCGAGGTTTCCAGATGGATTCTGAACGTGAAAGACGAGTACTGGGAAATACTGATGGTTTCTGCGTGTGGACTGATATGGTTCCACGTCTTCGAAAACGTCTCGATGAACCTGGGACTCCTTCCAGTCACGGGTGTTCCTCTTCCCTTCATCAGCTACGGTGGAACCTCCACACTTGTGTTTTCCATTCTCGTCGGACTCATTCTCAAAGGGATTGCGCTGGCAAGAGTGGAAAAGAAACTTTGA
- a CDS encoding COG1361 S-layer family protein: MKYFSKSPEEWQKRDEEKEKEFRNRKNRIRRRANFILVVNLVIVVFLVFFTKAFFSNKPEGVIGPFQLVIETKESYLPNDPLDVRVKVFNREKKKENLVLEDFVFSIKRENDTVYEFHFPQRVEKEMEAFESVLVFDLLREEELSNLPGGNYTITVSVKLNGQRVVISKVVSVIEKWQIEVEDLKDFYFPYENVHFFVYLENISSKSRKIRVESIGLIILKGNEAVFERDIPIEKDFVINPMMVEQIHEVSFSAPKESGDYIIKLKLKTESSLIEKSIPLFVTREYQKDLKGLSLVIEGKKFVASGERYDFSVKLLNEEKKRKYIVLKNIMIVLTHKEPVFSYAYSEEYRMTIEGYSSREIFKTTSYDIIKLEDPGTYKLIVVIESEEDRLMKEMEIVVSE, translated from the coding sequence ATGAAGTACTTTTCTAAAAGCCCTGAAGAATGGCAGAAGAGAGACGAAGAAAAGGAAAAAGAGTTCAGAAACAGAAAAAATAGAATTCGCCGCAGGGCGAATTTTATTCTTGTCGTGAATCTTGTAATAGTGGTTTTCCTGGTGTTTTTCACGAAAGCGTTTTTTTCCAACAAACCGGAAGGTGTGATTGGACCCTTCCAGCTGGTGATAGAAACAAAAGAGTCCTACCTTCCAAACGATCCCCTCGATGTGCGTGTAAAAGTGTTCAACAGAGAGAAGAAAAAAGAAAATCTTGTGCTGGAAGATTTCGTATTTTCCATCAAAAGGGAGAATGACACGGTGTACGAGTTTCACTTTCCACAGCGTGTGGAAAAAGAGATGGAAGCTTTCGAAAGTGTCCTGGTTTTTGATCTTTTGAGGGAGGAAGAGCTGTCAAATCTACCTGGAGGGAATTACACGATCACAGTCTCTGTCAAGTTGAACGGCCAGAGGGTGGTTATCAGTAAGGTCGTTTCGGTGATTGAAAAGTGGCAAATCGAGGTTGAAGACCTGAAAGATTTTTATTTCCCTTACGAAAACGTGCATTTCTTTGTCTATCTGGAAAACATAAGCTCAAAGAGTCGGAAAATTCGTGTGGAGTCGATCGGCCTTATTATCCTTAAAGGGAATGAGGCTGTCTTTGAAAGAGATATTCCTATAGAAAAAGACTTCGTGATAAATCCGATGATGGTCGAACAGATCCACGAAGTGAGTTTTTCCGCCCCAAAAGAATCGGGAGATTACATCATCAAATTGAAATTGAAGACAGAAAGCAGTCTGATAGAAAAATCAATTCCCCTTTTCGTCACGCGAGAGTATCAAAAAGATTTGAAGGGACTCTCCCTTGTCATCGAAGGGAAGAAGTTTGTAGCATCCGGTGAAAGATACGATTTCTCTGTGAAGCTTTTGAACGAAGAAAAGAAACGAAAGTACATAGTTTTGAAAAACATCATGATTGTTTTGACGCACAAAGAACCGGTGTTTTCGTATGCTTATTCTGAAGAGTACAGAATGACGATCGAAGGATACTCCTCAAGGGAAATTTTTAAGACGACCAGTTACGATATCATAAAGCTCGAGGATCCCGGGACTTACAAACTCATCGTTGTGATAGAAAGTGAAGAAGACAGGCTGATGAAGGAGATGGAGATAGTCGTTTCAGAGTGA
- a CDS encoding PEGA domain-containing protein: MRRYVFLLLILVSMVAFSFEAKSIIIVPEKPYFTVDVWLNKPEGSVYEVGERIEIFVKSSRDAYILIYDINAQGKVTLIFPNKYESDNFVRANEIKKIPSKSTYSLRVSPPYGKEYIQVIASTRPIPIFNQLKELGTTRAFPTLSDNVEEYVQKKLKPYLTGEWVSDLTYFYVGRAPAFGTLIVDSTPPGMTVYIDGSYKGKTPVTVSVDEGTHYVTVYFENYTFYKEVYVGRNQTVKVIATLPLAQLSLSSSPSGASVYLNGVYQGKTPLTLNLSPGNYTVTFRKEGYREETRNITLSAGETRSVYVTLKPAQSSLKLRTDPSGVDVYIDGRYVGTTDQNGLNLILDPGMYEVKLEKEGYETDRFTVNLAPGEEKEIFRRLEKRVVFSEVRIETEPSGATIYLNGYYHGETPITLYVQAGTYEITIVKPGYRTIVKTITFDDEEEYFKFIMNRIE; the protein is encoded by the coding sequence ATGAGGAGATATGTGTTTCTTCTTCTGATTCTTGTCTCGATGGTGGCTTTCTCTTTCGAAGCAAAGAGCATCATCATAGTACCCGAGAAACCTTACTTCACGGTGGATGTGTGGCTCAACAAACCGGAAGGATCCGTCTATGAAGTGGGAGAGAGGATAGAGATCTTCGTCAAATCTTCCAGAGACGCGTACATACTCATCTACGACATCAACGCACAGGGTAAGGTAACTCTCATTTTCCCGAACAAATACGAAAGCGACAATTTTGTCAGGGCAAATGAGATAAAAAAGATTCCTTCAAAATCCACCTATTCCCTCAGAGTTTCACCGCCGTATGGAAAAGAGTACATTCAGGTGATTGCAAGCACCAGACCGATACCGATTTTCAACCAGCTGAAAGAACTCGGGACAACTCGAGCCTTTCCGACGCTATCCGACAACGTCGAAGAATACGTTCAAAAGAAATTGAAACCCTATCTCACGGGAGAATGGGTCTCCGATCTCACTTATTTTTATGTGGGAAGAGCCCCAGCGTTTGGAACGCTGATCGTTGACTCGACACCTCCAGGAATGACCGTCTATATTGATGGTTCTTACAAAGGGAAGACACCGGTCACGGTATCGGTCGACGAAGGTACACACTACGTGACGGTGTATTTTGAAAACTACACGTTCTACAAGGAAGTCTATGTGGGAAGAAACCAGACGGTGAAGGTGATAGCCACTTTGCCTCTCGCTCAGCTCTCTCTCAGTTCAAGTCCGAGCGGTGCGAGTGTCTATCTGAACGGTGTCTATCAGGGAAAGACTCCTCTGACGCTGAACCTCTCTCCTGGAAATTACACTGTCACGTTCAGAAAAGAAGGGTACCGCGAGGAGACCCGAAACATAACACTCAGCGCGGGAGAAACCAGATCCGTGTACGTCACGCTAAAACCAGCACAGTCTTCTTTGAAACTGAGAACAGATCCTTCTGGTGTCGACGTCTATATCGATGGAAGATACGTGGGAACGACCGACCAGAACGGTTTGAATCTCATCCTTGATCCTGGGATGTACGAGGTAAAACTGGAAAAAGAAGGATACGAAACAGATCGCTTCACGGTGAATCTCGCACCGGGAGAAGAAAAGGAGATTTTCAGAAGACTGGAAAAAAGAGTAGTCTTCTCAGAGGTTAGAATAGAAACAGAACCATCGGGAGCCACAATATACCTGAATGGATACTACCACGGTGAAACACCCATCACTCTATACGTCCAGGCGGGAACCTACGAGATAACGATCGTGAAACCCGGATACAGAACGATTGTAAAAACCATCACCTTTGACGATGAAGAGGAATACTTCAAGTTCATCATGAACAGGATAGAATGA
- a CDS encoding GspE/PulE family protein, whose protein sequence is MLRRYRKLGEILLEKGFITREELDKALEIQKEERKPLGEVLIETGYITEDQLLEALSEQYGVPILKELPKNIPLNVVGSIPKNIIESLHVIPVEKKEDGTLVVVTDNGTNIPRIKQEIRFLTGKNPEIYLVTSRDFSVLYQTYVLGVPLELFEEPYVAIEETPEQVEEEEEEEREVEEAPIVRLVNNIVNRAIEMGASDIHIEPMKRTVRVRFRIDGILRKVLEYQKPQHNSVVARIKIMSGLDVSERRLPQDGKFYTIKGGEQYDFRVSTMPSTFGEKVVMRILKVSDANKRLEELGYSEYNLKRILSLLEKPYGIILVTGPTGSGKSTTLVAMINYLKSESVNIVTAEDPVEYTIEGVTQCQVFPEIGLTFARYLRAFLRQDPDIIMVGEIRDRETAQLAVEASLTGHLVLSTLHTNTAAGAVSRLIEMGIDPHLLGASLIGIIGQRLVRKLCDECKMPGEVRDEQVKSYFEQFFGKVPDQIYYPSEEGCPACKGMRYRGRMAIGEVLIVDEELRELISSKASETEIAKLAVKKGMRTMFQDALEKVLLGQTSIEEVFRVTTPL, encoded by the coding sequence ATGCTGAGAAGATACAGAAAATTGGGTGAAATTCTTCTGGAAAAAGGATTCATAACCAGAGAAGAGTTGGATAAGGCTCTTGAAATTCAAAAAGAGGAAAGGAAACCGCTCGGAGAAGTTCTAATTGAGACAGGGTATATCACGGAGGATCAGCTGCTGGAGGCTTTGAGTGAACAATACGGAGTCCCAATCCTGAAGGAACTACCAAAAAACATACCACTCAACGTGGTGGGTTCTATTCCAAAGAACATCATCGAATCTCTGCACGTCATTCCTGTAGAAAAGAAGGAAGACGGAACTCTCGTGGTGGTGACGGATAACGGAACGAACATTCCAAGGATCAAACAGGAGATACGTTTTCTCACGGGGAAGAATCCGGAGATTTATCTGGTGACGAGCAGAGATTTTTCTGTTTTGTATCAAACGTATGTTCTTGGTGTTCCTCTCGAACTTTTCGAGGAGCCTTACGTTGCTATAGAAGAAACACCAGAACAGGTTGAGGAAGAAGAGGAAGAAGAAAGGGAAGTAGAAGAAGCTCCCATCGTCCGGCTCGTAAACAATATCGTAAACCGTGCCATAGAAATGGGAGCGAGTGATATCCATATAGAACCGATGAAAAGAACCGTGAGGGTGAGATTCAGAATAGATGGTATTTTGAGAAAAGTTCTTGAGTATCAAAAGCCACAGCACAACTCAGTTGTGGCACGAATTAAAATTATGAGTGGTCTCGATGTGTCGGAAAGAAGACTTCCACAGGACGGGAAGTTTTACACGATAAAAGGCGGGGAACAGTACGATTTTCGCGTGTCAACCATGCCTTCCACTTTCGGAGAAAAAGTCGTGATGAGAATACTGAAGGTGTCCGATGCAAACAAACGCCTCGAGGAACTTGGATACAGTGAATACAATCTGAAACGAATTCTATCACTGTTAGAAAAACCCTACGGTATCATCCTGGTCACCGGACCAACGGGAAGCGGAAAATCCACCACACTTGTCGCTATGATAAATTATTTGAAGAGTGAAAGTGTAAACATAGTAACAGCGGAAGACCCTGTGGAATACACCATCGAAGGGGTTACCCAATGTCAGGTTTTCCCAGAAATAGGTCTCACGTTTGCACGGTACTTGAGAGCTTTCCTCAGGCAGGACCCTGACATCATCATGGTGGGTGAGATCAGAGACAGAGAAACCGCACAGCTTGCGGTGGAAGCTTCCCTCACGGGACACTTAGTTCTGAGTACACTTCACACCAACACCGCTGCTGGTGCTGTTTCAAGGCTCATAGAAATGGGAATAGATCCTCACCTTCTCGGAGCCTCCCTTATCGGAATCATAGGTCAGAGGCTGGTGAGAAAGCTCTGTGATGAGTGTAAAATGCCTGGAGAGGTTCGAGATGAACAGGTAAAATCTTATTTCGAACAATTCTTTGGAAAGGTACCAGATCAGATTTACTATCCTTCAGAAGAAGGATGTCCTGCCTGCAAGGGGATGAGATACAGAGGGAGAATGGCTATAGGGGAAGTTTTGATTGTGGATGAAGAGTTGAGAGAATTGATCTCTTCCAAAGCGAGTGAAACAGAGATTGCAAAGCTCGCAGTGAAAAAAGGTATGCGCACCATGTTCCAGGATGCCCTCGAAAAGGTTCTTCTTGGGCAGACGAGTATCGAAGAGGTTTTCAGGGTGACCACACCGCTATGA
- a CDS encoding cell division protein FtsA, with amino-acid sequence MSKTVFYTSIDIGSRYIKGLVLGKRDQEWEALAFSSVKSRGLDEGEIKDAIAFKESVNTLLKELEEQLQKSLRSDFVISFSSVSFEREDTVIERDFGEEKRSITLDILSEMQSEALEKLKENGKTPLHIFSKRYLLDDERIVFNPLDMKASKIAIEYTSIVVPLKVYEMFYNFLQDTVKSPFQLKSSLVSTAEGVLTTPEKDRGVVVVNLGYNFTGLIAYKNGVPIKISYVPVGMKHVIKDVSAVLDTSFEESERLIITHGNAVYNDLKEEEIQYRGLDGNTIKTTTAKKLSVIIHARLREIMSKSKKFFREVEAKIVEEGEIGIPGGVVLTGGGAKIPRINELATEVFKSPVRTGCYANSDRPSIINADEVANDPSFAAAFGNVFAVSENPYEETPVKSENPLKKIFRLFKELME; translated from the coding sequence TTGTCAAAAACTGTCTTTTATACCTCGATTGATATAGGTTCACGATATATAAAAGGACTCGTTCTCGGAAAACGTGATCAAGAATGGGAAGCACTGGCCTTTTCAAGTGTGAAATCGAGAGGATTGGATGAAGGTGAAATAAAAGACGCCATCGCTTTCAAAGAATCTGTGAACACACTGCTTAAAGAACTCGAAGAACAGCTGCAAAAGTCTCTGAGAAGTGATTTTGTCATTTCTTTCAGCAGCGTGAGTTTTGAAAGAGAAGACACCGTGATCGAAAGGGACTTCGGTGAAGAGAAACGATCTATCACCCTGGACATCTTGAGTGAGATGCAATCGGAAGCTCTTGAGAAATTGAAAGAGAACGGGAAAACTCCTCTTCACATATTTTCGAAAAGATATCTCCTGGACGACGAAAGGATCGTTTTCAATCCTCTCGATATGAAGGCTTCGAAGATAGCCATCGAGTACACATCCATTGTCGTACCTTTGAAAGTTTATGAGATGTTCTACAATTTCTTGCAGGATACCGTTAAAAGTCCGTTTCAGTTGAAGTCTTCTCTTGTTTCAACTGCCGAGGGAGTTCTCACCACGCCTGAGAAAGACCGAGGTGTGGTGGTTGTGAACCTGGGATACAATTTCACCGGGTTGATAGCGTACAAAAACGGTGTTCCCATAAAGATATCCTACGTTCCTGTGGGGATGAAGCATGTTATAAAAGATGTTTCTGCAGTTCTCGACACCTCCTTTGAAGAATCGGAAAGACTCATTATAACTCATGGAAACGCAGTTTATAACGATTTGAAAGAGGAGGAAATACAGTACAGAGGGCTCGATGGAAACACCATAAAAACGACTACTGCGAAGAAACTTTCCGTCATTATACACGCACGTCTCAGAGAGATAATGAGCAAATCCAAGAAATTCTTCAGGGAAGTTGAAGCGAAGATAGTAGAAGAAGGGGAAATAGGGATACCTGGTGGTGTGGTTCTCACCGGGGGAGGGGCCAAGATTCCAAGAATAAACGAACTGGCCACGGAGGTGTTTAAATCTCCGGTGAGAACGGGTTGTTACGCGAATTCCGACAGACCATCCATCATCAATGCGGATGAAGTTGCCAATGACCCTTCCTTCGCTGCTGCGTTTGGAAATGTTTTCGCCGTTTCGGAAAATCCTTATGAGGAAACTCCGGTGAAAAGTGAAAATCCGCTGAAGAAAATTTTCAGACTCTTCAAAGAATTGATGGAGTGA
- a CDS encoding DUF4894 domain-containing protein: MIVLYILFFVNSFFQSRREHVRVPEKVYSYLIENFNISPKSIIIDSKKAIGIVFYEGNYYLCAEDGSLVASLSKKDLFKFYPVFLEVNLEGLRLSKSDREILEMLIPILKSSVVSAVFFESKEVVLLKGSRIMFEEWKDLVENFQVIMEQSEKMKAKERYFLTDDGRLMWIRGD; this comes from the coding sequence ATGATTGTTCTTTACATTCTGTTCTTTGTGAATTCTTTTTTTCAAAGTCGTAGAGAACACGTGAGGGTTCCAGAAAAAGTGTATTCATATTTGATAGAAAATTTTAACATTTCTCCAAAAAGTATTATAATAGATTCGAAAAAGGCTATAGGGATAGTTTTCTATGAAGGGAATTATTATTTATGCGCTGAAGATGGGAGTTTGGTAGCTTCGTTATCGAAAAAGGACCTATTCAAATTCTACCCAGTGTTTCTGGAAGTTAATCTTGAAGGGCTTCGACTTTCAAAGAGCGACAGGGAAATTCTGGAGATGTTGATTCCGATTCTGAAAAGTTCTGTAGTGTCCGCTGTTTTTTTTGAGTCAAAAGAAGTTGTTCTGCTGAAGGGATCCAGAATCATGTTTGAAGAATGGAAAGATCTTGTCGAGAACTTTCAGGTAATAATGGAGCAATCTGAGAAAATGAAAGCGAAGGAAAGGTATTTCCTGACGGATGATGGAAGATTGATGTGGATAAGGGGTGATTGA